A genomic region of Equus caballus isolate H_3958 breed thoroughbred chromosome 1, TB-T2T, whole genome shotgun sequence contains the following coding sequences:
- the OR4G25 gene encoding olfactory receptor 4F21, whose protein sequence is MDGANYSLVSEFVLIGLSNSWEMRLFLFWFFSVSYMGIILGNLFILFMVIIDSHLHSPMYFLLANLSLFDLGLSSTTVPKVISDLFTDCNMISFPKCMMQIFFIHVMGGAEMVLLIAMAYDRYTAICKPLHYLTIMSPKMCVSFVVTAWIVGIIHAVSQFGFVLNLPFCGPNKVDSFYCDFPRVMKLACVDTYKIEFVIIANSGFISMATFLSLIMSYIFILVTVWKHSSGDLSKAFVTLSAHITVVILFFMPCIFLYVWPFPTISLDKYLFIFVFAITPVLNPAIYTLRNNDMRLAVRRLGKQIVGSSGISS, encoded by the coding sequence ATGGATGGAGCAAATTACTCTCTTGTATCTGAATTTGTACTGATTGGACTTTCAAATTCATGGGAGATgcgtctttttctcttttggttctTCTCTGTGTCATACATGGGAATTATCCTGGGAaatctcttcattttgttcatggtaaTTATTGACTCTCATTTACACTCTCCCATGTACTTCTTATTGGCCAACCTCTCTCTTTTTGATCTAGGTCTTTCCTCTACCACAGTGCCCAAAGTGATCTCTGATCTTTTCACAGACTGcaatatgatttcttttccaaaatgtatgatgcagatattttttattcatgTCATGGGTGGAGCTGAGATGGTGCTCCTCATAGCCATGGCATATGACAGGTACACTGCAATCTGTAAGCCACTCCACTACCTGACCATCATGAGCCCCAAAATGTGTGTTTCCTTTGTAGTGACTGCGTGGATAGTGGGGATAATCCATGCTGTATCTCAGTTTGGTTTTGTCCTAAATTTACCCTTTTGTGGCCCTAATAAAGTAGATAGTTTTTACTGTGATTTTCCTCGGGTCATGAAACTTGCTTGTGTAGACACTTATAAGATAGAGTTTGTAATCATTGCTAACAGTGGATTTATATCTATGGCTACCTTCTTGTCTTTAATTATGTCCTATATCTTCATTTTGGTCACTGTCTGGAAGCATTCTTCAGGGGATTTATCCAAAGCATTTGTCACATTGTCAGCTCACATCACagtagtgattttattttttatgccaTGCATATTTCTCTATGTGTGGCCTTTCCCTACAATATCACTGGATaagtatttgttcatttttgtctttgctaTCACCCCTGTCTTGAATCCTGCCATCTATACATTAAGAAACAATGACATGAGATTGGCTGTGAGAAGACTGGGCAAACAGATTGTGGGTTCTAGTGGGATCTCATCATGA
- the OR4G2 gene encoding olfactory receptor family 4 subfamily G member 2 — MDQVNGSVVTEFVLLELAQSLAMQFLLFLFFSLFYVGIILGNLFIVFTVIFDSRLHSPMYILLANLSLVDLGLSSTTVPRMISDLFSDCKTISFYNCMIQMFFIHLMGGAEMVLLIVMAYDRYIAICKPLHYLTIMNLKMCMTLILAAWIAGMIHAVSQFVFVINLPFCGSNNVGSFYCDFPRVIKLACMETYRLEFVVIANSGFISMGTFFFLIVSYIFILVTVRKHSSNDLSKAFFTLSAHITVVVLFFTPCMFLYLWPFPTKSLDKFFAIVDFVVTPVLNPAIYTLRNRDMKVAMRRLSRQVVSSREMT, encoded by the coding sequence ATGGACCAAGTAAATGGCTCTGTGGTGACTGAATTTGTGTTACTGGAACTTGCACAATCCTTGGCAATgcagtttttactttttcttttcttctctctattcTATGTGGGAATTATCCTGGGAAACCTCTTCATTGTGTTCACAGTGATTTTTGATTCTCGCTTACACTCCCCCATGTATATTCTGCTGGCTAATCTGTCACTTGTTGACCTGGGCCTTTCATCTACCACAGTTCCTAGGATGATATCTGATCTTTTCAGTGATTGTAAAACAATTTCCTTCTACAATTGCATGATACAGATGTTCTTTATTCATCTGATGGGAGGAGCTGAGATGGTGCTGCTCATAGTCATGGCATATGACAGGTACATAGCAATCTGCAAGCCTCTGCACTATctaactattatgaatctcaaaaTGTGCATGACTTTGATACTGGCTGCTTGGATTGCTGGGATGATTCATGCTGTGTCTCAgtttgtttttgtcataaatttaCCTTTCTGTGGCTCTAATAATGTGGGAAGCTTTTATTGTGATTTTCCTAGGGTTATTAAACTTGCATGCATGGAAACTTACAGACTAGAATTTGTGGTCATTGCCAACAGTGGTTTTATATCTATGggcactttctttttcttaattgtatCATATATCTTTATTCTGGTCACTGTCAGAAAACATTCCTCAAATGATTtatccaaagcattcttcactTTGTCAGCTCACATCACTGtagtggttttgtttttcactccATGCATGTTTCTCTATTTGTGGCCTTTCCCAACCAAGTCATTGGATAAATTTTTTGCCATTGTGGATTTTGTTGTCACTCCTGTCTTAAATCCTGCCATCTAT